In Alphaproteobacteria bacterium, one genomic interval encodes:
- a CDS encoding bifunctional (p)ppGpp synthetase/guanosine-3',5'-bis(diphosphate) 3'-pyrophosphohydrolase produces the protein MIDQAAFVARVQRSDPSVDVALVSRAFDFSHRAHGTQVRASGEPYFSHPLEVAGIVADMRLDAASVATALLHDTVEDTVATLAQIDEQFGSEIAQLVDGVTKLTMLEHLRPTQRSREAENFRKLLVAMSNDLRVLIVKLADRLHNMRTLSFIAKPERRHRIASETMDIYAPLAERIGMHAIKDELEDLAFAELNPEARKSVVGRLDFLRSETGDIIARITHELQQTLAAAGLEATVFGREKRPYSIWRKMERKNISFEQLADVMAFRILVDSEDDCYRALGIVHRRHSMVPERFKDFISTPKPNGYRSIHTTVIGPQRRRIEVQIRTREMNAVAEHGVAAHWQYKEGLSLKEGAQQFSWIRQLLEILEHGGQPEEFLEHTKLEMYQDQVFCFSPKGALIALPRGATPVDFAYAVHSDIGDTCVGAKVNGRIAPLRTVLENGDQVEIMRSSAQTPSPTWLNFVATGKARSAIRRFVRGQQDQQYVDLGSAILERAFQKAGHEINEKALERALTVLRLKTPNELYAHVGQGFVSGKEVLDIVFPAEDERRIPNFVRAAIRRVRAGRDVEKAIPIKGLIKGVAVHFADCCHPLPGDRIVGILTEGKGVRIHTIDCETLRSFGSSPESWLDVSWDVERDSDDVHLGRIKVTLTNEPGALNALTGVIARNNANITNLKVSNRSDDFFEFLVDVEVRDVKHMTGMIAALRAEERIHKVDRVRA, from the coding sequence GTGATTGATCAAGCCGCATTCGTCGCCCGGGTTCAGCGCAGCGACCCAAGTGTCGACGTTGCGCTGGTCAGCCGCGCCTTCGATTTTTCCCATCGTGCCCATGGCACCCAGGTTCGCGCCAGCGGTGAACCCTATTTCTCCCATCCGTTGGAGGTTGCCGGTATCGTTGCCGACATGCGCCTCGACGCCGCGTCGGTTGCAACGGCGCTGCTGCACGATACCGTCGAGGACACCGTCGCGACGCTTGCCCAGATCGACGAACAGTTCGGGTCCGAAATCGCCCAACTCGTCGACGGCGTTACCAAACTCACCATGCTGGAACACCTGCGGCCGACCCAACGGTCGCGCGAGGCGGAGAACTTCCGCAAGCTGCTCGTCGCGATGTCGAACGATCTGCGGGTCCTCATCGTCAAACTGGCGGACCGGCTGCACAACATGCGGACCCTCAGCTTCATTGCCAAGCCGGAACGGCGCCATCGTATCGCCTCCGAAACGATGGATATCTATGCCCCCCTGGCGGAGCGGATCGGCATGCACGCGATCAAGGACGAATTGGAGGACCTTGCCTTCGCGGAACTAAATCCCGAGGCCCGAAAGTCGGTCGTCGGGCGGCTGGATTTCCTGCGCAGCGAGACCGGCGATATCATCGCGCGCATCACGCATGAGCTGCAGCAGACCCTTGCCGCCGCCGGCCTCGAGGCAACGGTGTTCGGGCGCGAAAAGCGGCCCTATTCGATTTGGCGCAAAATGGAGCGCAAGAACATTTCGTTCGAGCAGCTGGCGGACGTCATGGCTTTTCGCATTCTTGTCGACAGCGAGGACGACTGCTACCGGGCGCTTGGGATCGTTCATCGCAGGCATTCGATGGTGCCCGAGCGGTTCAAGGACTTCATCTCGACACCCAAGCCTAACGGCTACCGCTCGATCCACACGACGGTGATCGGTCCGCAGAGACGGCGCATCGAAGTTCAAATTCGCACCCGCGAGATGAATGCTGTTGCCGAACACGGTGTCGCCGCCCATTGGCAGTACAAAGAAGGCCTGTCCCTCAAGGAGGGCGCGCAGCAGTTCAGTTGGATACGGCAGTTGCTGGAGATTCTAGAGCACGGTGGCCAGCCCGAGGAGTTCCTCGAACATACCAAGCTCGAGATGTATCAAGATCAAGTCTTCTGTTTTTCGCCCAAGGGCGCTTTGATCGCGTTGCCTCGCGGCGCGACACCGGTCGACTTCGCCTATGCCGTGCATTCCGACATCGGCGATACTTGCGTCGGGGCCAAGGTCAACGGTCGCATCGCGCCCTTGCGGACGGTGCTGGAAAACGGCGATCAGGTCGAGATCATGCGTTCTTCCGCGCAAACGCCGTCGCCGACGTGGCTCAACTTCGTCGCGACCGGCAAGGCCCGCTCGGCCATCCGTCGCTTCGTCCGAGGCCAGCAGGATCAACAGTATGTCGATCTCGGGTCGGCGATCCTCGAGCGCGCCTTCCAAAAAGCCGGTCACGAAATCAACGAGAAAGCCTTGGAACGCGCGCTGACGGTACTGCGTCTCAAGACGCCGAACGAACTTTACGCCCATGTCGGCCAGGGCTTCGTATCGGGCAAGGAGGTCCTCGATATCGTGTTTCCGGCCGAGGACGAGCGGCGCATCCCCAATTTCGTGCGGGCCGCCATTCGCCGCGTTCGCGCCGGCCGCGATGTCGAGAAGGCCATCCCTATCAAGGGCCTGATCAAGGGCGTTGCGGTGCACTTCGCCGATTGTTGCCATCCACTGCCGGGCGACCGGATCGTTGGAATCCTGACTGAGGGGAAGGGGGTTCGCATCCATACCATCGATTGCGAGACCCTGCGCAGCTTTGGCAGTTCGCCTGAGAGCTGGCTCGATGTATCGTGGGATGTCGAGCGCGACAGCGACGACGTACATCTCGGTCGGATCAAAGTGACGCTTACCAACGAACCTGGCGCCCTCAATGCGTTGACGGGTGTTATTGCCAGGAACAATGCCAACATCACCAATCTTAAGGTCAGCAACCGGTCGGACGACTTCTTTGAGTTTCTGGTCGATGTCGAGGTGCGGGACGTGAAACACATGACAGGTATGATTGCGGCGCTCCGCGCCGAAGAGCGTATTCACAAAGTTGACCGGGTGCGCGCATGA
- the rpoZ gene encoding DNA-directed RNA polymerase subunit omega: protein MARVTVEDCVEIVPNRFELVVLAAQRSREISAGAPLTVERDNDKNPVIALREIADKTIGKDDLDDALILSLQKQVESDEPEEDDMAMLMSSDWTPEPQPPAKPEPDYVEEDVFRKPTPAPAASEDI, encoded by the coding sequence ATGGCCCGCGTCACCGTCGAGGACTGCGTTGAAATCGTCCCCAACCGTTTCGAACTCGTGGTGCTGGCCGCGCAGCGGTCGCGGGAAATCTCCGCCGGAGCGCCGCTCACGGTCGAGCGCGACAACGACAAGAACCCGGTCATTGCGCTGCGCGAAATCGCCGACAAGACCATTGGCAAGGACGACCTCGACGACGCGCTGATCCTCAGCTTGCAAAAGCAGGTCGAGTCCGACGAACCCGAAGAAGACGATATGGCGATGCTGATGTCGAGCGACTGGACGCCCGAACCCCAGCCGCCAGCAAAACCCGAACCCGACTATGTCGAAGAAGACGTTTTCCGCAAACCGACGCCAGCGCCAGCCGCGTCCGAGGATATCTAA
- the folK gene encoding 2-amino-4-hydroxy-6-hydroxymethyldihydropteridine diphosphokinase, translated as MILVGLGANLPHPVYGLPAATLAAALDHFGGENLTVVAVSRFFESAPVPASDQPWFVNAVARIETTHSPTATLAALHRIEAAFGRVRHRRWEARVLDLDLLDYDGLCQAGSEAGDEPTLPHPRLADRAFVLHPLADLDPDWVHPRSGRPLAALLAGLDPNQNVHPLLQSPPIP; from the coding sequence GTGATTTTGGTCGGTCTGGGCGCCAATCTGCCCCATCCCGTGTACGGCCTGCCGGCAGCGACGCTCGCGGCGGCCTTGGACCATTTTGGCGGCGAGAACCTTACTGTGGTGGCGGTTTCGCGTTTCTTCGAAAGTGCCCCGGTACCGGCGTCCGACCAGCCCTGGTTCGTGAACGCCGTAGCTCGGATCGAAACGACGCACAGCCCCACGGCAACCCTGGCTGCGTTGCACCGGATCGAGGCGGCTTTCGGGCGGGTCCGCCACCGCCGCTGGGAGGCCCGGGTACTCGATCTGGATTTGCTCGACTATGACGGCCTATGCCAGGCCGGATCTGAAGCCGGGGACGAACCGACGCTCCCCCATCCCCGTCTGGCCGATCGCGCGTTTGTCCTGCATCCCCTGGCGGACCTCGATCCGGACTGGGTCCACCCGCGCAGTGGCCGCCCGTTGGCCGCCCTGCTGGCGGGTCTGGACCCCAACCAAAACGTCCACCCGCTGCTGCAGAGCCCGCCAATCCCTTGA
- a CDS encoding NYN domain-containing protein encodes MTSLSTERIGLFIDGSNLYAAARALGFDIDYKNLLAVFSERGRIVRALYYTAMIEDQEYSPLRPLVDWLDYNGYSLVTKPAKEFIDHAGRRKIKGNMDIEIAVDLMEMAPRLDHVYLFSGDGDFRRLVESVQRQAVRVTVVSSIATSPPMIADDLRRQADAFIDLTDLMPRIARTHRDPQKPANEPDGPRALRDSA; translated from the coding sequence ATGACGTCGTTATCCACCGAGCGAATCGGTCTTTTTATCGACGGGTCGAACCTTTATGCGGCGGCGCGCGCGCTCGGATTCGACATCGACTACAAGAACCTCCTGGCGGTCTTTAGCGAGCGCGGCCGCATCGTGCGCGCGCTTTACTACACCGCCATGATCGAGGATCAAGAGTATTCGCCGCTGCGTCCCCTGGTCGATTGGCTCGATTACAACGGCTATTCCTTGGTGACCAAACCGGCCAAGGAATTCATCGACCACGCCGGGCGGCGAAAGATCAAAGGCAACATGGACATCGAAATCGCGGTCGACCTGATGGAAATGGCGCCGCGCCTAGACCATGTGTACCTGTTCTCGGGCGACGGCGACTTTCGCCGATTGGTCGAATCGGTGCAGCGCCAGGCAGTGCGGGTAACGGTCGTCAGTTCCATCGCCACGAGCCCACCGATGATCGCCGACGACCTGCGCCGACAGGCCGATGCCTTTATCGACCTTACCGACTTGATGCCGCGCATCGCGCGGACCCACCGCGACCCGCAAAAACCCGCCAACGAACCGGACGGCCCGCGCGCGTTGCGCGACAGCGCCTGA
- a CDS encoding uracil-DNA glycosylase yields the protein MEIPAPDCSLCPRLAAFRADNATTFPDWHNAPVASFGAADAPLLIVGLAPGLRGANRTGRPFTGDWAGQLLYPTLLKFGLAEGPYGERPDDGLRLVDCRITNAVRCVPPQNKPTGAEAKACRPFLVSEIAGMPRLKGILALGTLAHDAVLTTLGEKRAAHRFGHGAVHTLANGLWLADSYHCSRYNTNTGRLTTEMFDAVVGAAVARLRG from the coding sequence ATGGAGATACCCGCCCCCGACTGTTCGCTCTGCCCACGATTGGCGGCGTTTCGCGCAGACAACGCCACAACTTTTCCCGATTGGCACAATGCGCCGGTCGCGTCGTTCGGGGCGGCCGATGCGCCCTTGCTGATCGTCGGCTTGGCCCCCGGTTTGCGCGGGGCGAACCGCACGGGACGGCCCTTCACCGGCGACTGGGCTGGTCAGCTCTTGTATCCCACCCTACTGAAGTTCGGCCTCGCCGAGGGACCTTACGGCGAACGTCCCGACGACGGGCTGCGATTGGTTGACTGCCGGATCACCAATGCGGTGCGCTGTGTGCCGCCCCAAAACAAGCCGACCGGCGCCGAAGCCAAGGCGTGCCGGCCGTTCTTGGTCAGCGAGATCGCCGGCATGCCGCGGTTGAAGGGTATCTTGGCGCTCGGGACGCTGGCGCACGACGCGGTGCTGACGACGCTCGGCGAAAAGCGCGCGGCCCACCGCTTCGGGCACGGCGCGGTACATACCTTGGCAAACGGGCTGTGGCTGGCGGACAGCTATCACTGCTCGCGCTACAACACCAACACCGGTCGACTGACGACCGAGATGTTCGACGCAGTGGTCGGCGCGGCGGTCGCGCGCTTGCGCGGTTAG
- a CDS encoding MFS transporter has product MPSTPAAPPPIAIPYLMIATMVSVVASTIYVPSLPSIAADLRTTPALAQFSLTAFILTFGLVQVWHGPASDRLGRWRVLAGSLVIFVIGTAGCALAPTIELLIAGRMLQGLGAAGVAVLPRAIARDSFGQADTARVFVYLSMAASLAATAAPLIGGGLEGLTGSWRVSFIVLGALALWVLYLSARRAPLLARGSVERPAGIAGYLADYWSLMRRAPFAFNVIGGGFLRAGFFAFIASVPFVLTNAFGTPVEGVGLIMMSLTLAFLGANFVVVRIGHRFRPESLVVFGTAVSLISPAALGLLALTDAGPVLAITLPVAIFGFGNGFAIPMVNALAVGADPRMAGAGSSLLGFWGYAMGAGGTVAAGLVTHQTAMPLAIVLAVVTASALVCFTLARLSALRAT; this is encoded by the coding sequence ATGCCCTCCACGCCCGCGGCGCCGCCGCCGATCGCCATTCCCTACCTGATGATCGCGACCATGGTCTCCGTGGTGGCATCGACCATCTATGTTCCCTCGCTCCCCTCGATCGCGGCGGACCTGCGAACGACGCCGGCCCTGGCGCAGTTTTCGTTGACGGCCTTCATTCTGACGTTCGGCCTAGTTCAGGTCTGGCACGGGCCTGCGTCGGACCGGTTGGGCCGGTGGCGGGTCCTCGCGGGTAGCCTCGTGATTTTCGTTATCGGCACAGCCGGATGCGCCCTCGCGCCGACCATCGAGCTGTTGATTGCCGGACGGATGCTCCAGGGGCTGGGTGCAGCCGGGGTCGCCGTCCTGCCACGGGCGATTGCACGCGATTCCTTCGGCCAAGCCGACACCGCCCGCGTGTTCGTCTATTTGTCGATGGCCGCCTCGCTTGCCGCCACTGCCGCCCCGTTGATCGGCGGCGGGCTCGAAGGACTTACGGGAAGTTGGCGGGTCAGTTTCATCGTGCTCGGTGCTTTGGCGCTCTGGGTTCTCTACCTATCGGCACGGCGCGCGCCGCTCCTGGCCCGCGGCAGTGTCGAGCGGCCCGCCGGTATCGCCGGGTATCTCGCGGACTACTGGTCGCTGATGCGCCGCGCGCCGTTTGCCTTCAACGTGATCGGCGGCGGCTTCCTGCGCGCCGGCTTCTTCGCGTTTATCGCGTCGGTTCCCTTCGTCCTGACCAACGCCTTCGGGACGCCGGTCGAAGGGGTCGGTCTCATCATGATGTCGCTGACGCTCGCTTTCCTGGGCGCCAACTTCGTCGTGGTACGGATCGGCCATCGCTTCCGGCCCGAGTCGCTGGTGGTTTTCGGCACTGCTGTCTCGTTGATCTCGCCGGCGGCACTTGGCCTGCTGGCGTTGACCGACGCCGGCCCGGTCCTGGCGATCACATTGCCGGTGGCGATCTTCGGGTTCGGCAATGGATTTGCGATCCCGATGGTCAACGCTCTGGCGGTGGGTGCCGACCCGCGCATGGCCGGAGCCGGGTCGTCGCTGTTGGGGTTTTGGGGTTATGCGATGGGGGCAGGGGGCACCGTCGCGGCGGGGCTCGTTACCCACCAAACCGCAATGCCGCTAGCGATCGTGCTGGCGGTCGTGACGGCGAGCGCGTTGGTCTGTTTCACCCTGGCGCGGCTTAGCGCCCTACGTGCGACCTAA
- a CDS encoding DUF1801 domain-containing protein: protein MRPFADTAVQSAYEAYPTRIRATMMRLRELILECAADEEIGGVVETLKWGQPAYLPAKARTGTTVRLGQVREAPDACALLVHCQTDLIDSYRGLFGDELVFQGDRAILFPPGATVPSAAVRHCITLALTYHARKRARGTARR from the coding sequence ATGCGCCCGTTCGCCGACACCGCAGTGCAATCGGCCTACGAGGCCTATCCGACACGGATACGGGCCACGATGATGCGGCTGCGCGAGTTGATCTTGGAGTGCGCGGCCGACGAGGAAATCGGCGGCGTCGTCGAGACGCTGAAGTGGGGACAGCCGGCCTATCTGCCTGCCAAGGCGCGGACCGGAACAACGGTACGGCTCGGGCAGGTACGCGAAGCGCCGGACGCCTGCGCGCTGCTGGTGCACTGCCAGACCGATTTGATCGATAGTTATCGCGGGTTATTCGGCGACGAGCTTGTGTTCCAGGGGGACCGTGCGATTTTGTTTCCGCCGGGGGCCACCGTTCCCTCCGCGGCGGTCCGCCACTGCATTACGCTCGCCCTGACCTACCACGCCCGCAAGCGGGCGCGGGGCACCGCGCGGCGCTAA
- the smpB gene encoding SsrA-binding protein SmpB encodes MAAKPPRVDRTVAVNRKARRDYHIEDSLEVGIILTGSEVKSLRAGGGSIAEAYAAERDGALWLVNAHIPEYKAANRANHEPTRPRKLLMHKKQLEKYLGEVRRGGMTIIPLKIYFNARGIAKLELALGRGKKNYDKRADVKARDWKLSQARLLRSRG; translated from the coding sequence ATGGCAGCTAAACCGCCGCGGGTCGACCGCACCGTCGCGGTCAATCGCAAGGCGCGGCGCGACTATCACATCGAGGACTCGCTCGAAGTCGGGATCATCCTAACCGGCAGCGAAGTGAAGAGCCTGCGCGCGGGCGGAGGCAGCATCGCCGAAGCCTACGCCGCCGAACGCGACGGCGCGCTATGGCTGGTCAACGCCCACATCCCCGAATACAAAGCGGCCAACCGCGCCAACCACGAACCGACGCGCCCGCGCAAACTGCTGATGCACAAAAAGCAGCTTGAGAAATACTTGGGCGAGGTCCGGCGTGGCGGCATGACGATCATCCCGCTCAAGATCTATTTCAATGCCCGCGGCATTGCAAAACTCGAACTCGCCTTGGGTCGCGGTAAAAAGAACTATGACAAGCGCGCCGATGTCAAAGCGCGCGACTGGAAACTCAGCCAGGCCCGCCTGTTGCGCAGCCGCGGTTAG
- the dapA gene encoding 4-hydroxy-tetrahydrodipicolinate synthase, which translates to MFKGSFVALVTPFKNGAVDEKAFQDLVEWQISEGTHGLVPVGTTGESPTLTHDEHKRVTELCIEAAAGRVPVIAGTGSNATAEAIAFTQHAKAAGADAALVVTPYYNKPTQEGLYAHYKAIHDSVDLPILIYNIPPRSVIDMSQETMARLAELPNIVGVKDATASIPRVTSTRLLLGPQFCQLSGEDPTALAFNAHGGHGCISVTANVAPRLCAEFQTAWAEGRPLDALALNDRLMALHIALFLETSPAPAKYALSLLGKCSDELRLPLVGIGDKTKERVQTALKSVGLIE; encoded by the coding sequence ATGTTCAAGGGCTCCTTCGTCGCGTTGGTGACACCCTTCAAGAACGGCGCTGTCGACGAGAAAGCCTTTCAGGACCTCGTGGAATGGCAGATTTCCGAAGGGACCCACGGTCTCGTCCCCGTCGGAACGACCGGGGAGTCGCCGACCCTCACCCACGACGAACACAAGCGTGTGACCGAGCTGTGCATCGAGGCCGCCGCGGGCCGCGTGCCGGTGATCGCGGGCACCGGGTCTAACGCGACCGCCGAGGCGATCGCATTCACCCAACACGCCAAGGCCGCTGGCGCCGATGCCGCCCTCGTGGTCACGCCCTACTACAACAAGCCGACGCAAGAAGGCCTGTACGCCCATTACAAAGCGATTCACGATTCGGTCGATCTCCCGATCCTGATTTACAATATTCCGCCGCGCAGCGTTATCGACATGTCGCAGGAGACGATGGCGCGCTTGGCCGAACTGCCCAACATCGTCGGCGTGAAAGATGCCACCGCAAGTATTCCCCGCGTCACCTCGACGCGGCTGTTGCTGGGGCCGCAGTTTTGCCAATTGTCGGGCGAAGATCCGACGGCGCTGGCCTTCAACGCCCACGGCGGGCACGGCTGCATCTCGGTGACCGCGAATGTCGCGCCGCGTCTGTGTGCCGAGTTTCAAACGGCCTGGGCGGAGGGGCGTCCGCTCGATGCGCTGGCCCTCAACGACCGGTTGATGGCGCTGCATATCGCGCTGTTTCTCGAAACCAGCCCGGCGCCGGCCAAATATGCGCTGAGCCTGCTGGGCAAGTGTTCCGACGAATTGCGCCTGCCCTTGGTAGGCATCGGCGACAAGACCAAAGAACGCGTGCAAACTGCCCTGAAGTCTGTCGGCCTGATCGAGTGA
- a CDS encoding lytic transglycosylase domain-containing protein: MGRLLGSIIAGTVVFGLWSGVPAAWSAEALSPSDRLRYTEAFADAEKGRWAASMEAAAQGTNPLATSYFRWRYYSQPGATPTFDEIASFIDTHPDWPQMARMLRNAEALLQARPEDDDPFVLDWFGRYPPVSTTGKIRLAEAQLRSGQLDAGYKLLREAWIEGNFERGDERTILRRHRQLLTRDDHAERLDRLLWDRRRGDAMRLLPNVSSELRALGLARIGLIESAGNVDTLIGRVPDALRDNPGLAFERARWRRTKGFDDRAREIMLEPRLSELRADKWWQERRIQVRNALYEGQVTDAYVVATLSDLEPGGADYAEAEWLAGWVALRFLNQPDLALDHFARLHDAVLFPVSVSRAAYWAGRAADALDDTDLAAKWYADAALYPLTYHGQLAIERLGAAPTLALPPEPAPTIAEAEAFPGKEMARLTRLLADLGQSREVDPFVLTLDEQVRTAGERVLVAVLADALGRRDLAVRVAKNAERDGVYLPTRAYPVIEMPRTYVQDTALLLAMSRQESAFDPEAVSHAGARGLMQLMPATARHTAKSINVRYSAARLTSDPAYNAMLGSAHLKELLETFDGNYVLAVAAYNAGEGRVRRWLRQNGDPRTDAVDAVDWIELIPFTETRDYVQRVMGNLQVYRTRLAKGETVPLRLTKDLTN, from the coding sequence ATGGGCCGACTACTCGGGTCGATCATCGCCGGAACCGTCGTGTTCGGTCTCTGGTCGGGGGTACCAGCCGCCTGGAGCGCCGAAGCGTTGTCGCCGAGCGACCGGCTGCGCTACACCGAGGCGTTCGCTGACGCCGAGAAAGGGCGCTGGGCGGCGTCGATGGAAGCCGCCGCGCAGGGTACCAATCCGCTCGCCACCAGCTACTTCCGTTGGCGCTACTACAGTCAGCCCGGGGCGACGCCGACCTTCGACGAGATCGCTTCGTTCATCGACACCCATCCAGACTGGCCGCAAATGGCGCGCATGTTGCGCAATGCCGAAGCGTTGCTGCAGGCCCGCCCCGAAGACGACGACCCCTTCGTGTTGGACTGGTTCGGGCGCTATCCGCCGGTCAGTACGACGGGAAAGATACGCCTCGCCGAGGCCCAATTACGCAGCGGCCAACTCGATGCCGGCTACAAGCTGCTGCGCGAAGCATGGATCGAAGGCAATTTCGAGCGCGGCGACGAACGCACCATCCTGCGGCGCCACCGCCAACTCCTAACGCGCGACGATCACGCCGAACGGCTGGACCGATTGCTGTGGGATCGCCGCCGCGGCGACGCGATGCGGCTTCTGCCCAATGTATCGAGCGAATTGCGCGCGCTCGGCCTGGCGCGGATCGGCTTGATCGAATCGGCAGGAAACGTCGATACGCTGATCGGCCGGGTGCCCGACGCACTGCGCGACAATCCCGGCCTTGCCTTCGAGCGCGCCCGGTGGCGCCGGACCAAGGGATTCGACGACCGCGCCCGCGAGATCATGCTAGAGCCGCGCCTGAGCGAATTGCGGGCCGACAAGTGGTGGCAGGAACGGCGCATCCAGGTTCGCAACGCACTTTATGAAGGCCAGGTCACCGACGCCTATGTCGTGGCGACGTTGAGCGACTTGGAACCGGGCGGGGCGGACTACGCCGAAGCTGAATGGTTAGCGGGCTGGGTCGCGCTGCGGTTTCTCAATCAGCCCGACTTGGCCTTGGATCACTTTGCGAGATTGCACGACGCGGTGTTGTTTCCGGTCAGCGTGTCGCGGGCGGCCTATTGGGCCGGGCGCGCCGCCGACGCGTTGGACGACACCGACCTGGCAGCGAAGTGGTATGCGGACGCGGCGCTCTACCCCCTCACCTATCACGGGCAGCTCGCGATCGAACGCCTGGGTGCCGCGCCGACCTTGGCGCTGCCGCCCGAGCCCGCCCCGACCATTGCCGAGGCCGAAGCGTTCCCGGGCAAGGAGATGGCCCGCCTGACGCGTTTGTTGGCCGACCTCGGCCAAAGCCGGGAGGTCGACCCGTTCGTATTGACCTTGGATGAACAGGTGCGTACCGCCGGCGAACGGGTGCTTGTCGCCGTCCTCGCCGACGCGCTGGGCCGGCGCGACCTTGCGGTGCGCGTCGCCAAGAACGCCGAACGCGACGGCGTCTATTTGCCGACGCGGGCCTATCCCGTGATCGAGATGCCGCGGACCTACGTTCAGGACACCGCGTTGCTACTCGCCATGTCGCGCCAAGAAAGCGCCTTCGACCCCGAGGCCGTGAGCCATGCCGGGGCGCGCGGCCTGATGCAATTGATGCCGGCGACGGCCCGGCATACCGCCAAGAGTATCAATGTCCGGTACAGCGCCGCGCGCCTGACCAGCGATCCCGCCTATAACGCCATGCTGGGCTCGGCCCACCTGAAGGAATTGCTGGAGACATTCGACGGTAATTATGTGTTGGCGGTTGCCGCATATAACGCTGGCGAAGGCCGGGTAAGGCGCTGGCTGCGCCAAAACGGCGACCCGCGCACAGACGCGGTCGATGCCGTCGACTGGATCGAATTGATTCCCTTCACCGAAACCCGCGACTACGTTCAACGGGTGATGGGCAATCTGCAGGTCTATCGTACCCGCCTCGCCAAGGGCGAGACGGTACCGCTGCGCCTGACCAAAGACCTGACCAACTAA
- a CDS encoding alpha/beta hydrolase yields the protein MTVAAPEAGFRARTFTVGDGTQLYYRDYGDILSTKTAIICLSGLTRNSKDFHRLALRLAPDRRVVAMDYRGRGRSDYDSNPQNYLPETYVRDVLDLAAVTGIHRAVVIGTSLGGLVSMGLAVARPTLLAGVVMNDIGPEIPLAALKRIGSYAGKDETFGSWEAAIAECKARYGSAHPGKTDGDWAELAHDSFVEKDGRIVPDYDIRITKARPPNPPPDLWALFGALGRIPVLAVRGEISDVLTEETFDKMAAAKPDLIRVTVPRCGHNPSLGEPEVRAALDPFLDRIDAREVSHG from the coding sequence ATGACCGTAGCGGCACCCGAGGCCGGTTTTCGCGCGCGTACCTTTACCGTGGGAGACGGGACGCAACTTTACTACCGCGACTATGGCGACATCCTATCGACCAAGACGGCCATCATTTGTCTGTCGGGCCTGACCCGCAATTCGAAGGACTTTCACCGGCTGGCGCTGCGATTGGCGCCGGACCGCAGGGTCGTCGCCATGGATTACCGTGGGCGGGGGCGATCGGATTACGATTCGAACCCCCAGAACTACCTACCCGAGACCTACGTGCGCGATGTCCTCGACCTCGCTGCGGTGACGGGCATCCACCGCGCGGTTGTGATCGGCACCTCGCTCGGCGGTCTCGTCTCGATGGGCCTCGCTGTGGCACGGCCGACGCTCCTGGCGGGCGTCGTGATGAACGACATCGGCCCGGAGATCCCGCTCGCCGCACTCAAGCGGATCGGCAGCTATGCCGGCAAGGACGAGACTTTTGGCAGTTGGGAAGCGGCGATCGCCGAATGCAAGGCGCGCTATGGGTCCGCCCATCCCGGCAAAACGGATGGCGACTGGGCGGAACTGGCGCACGACAGCTTCGTCGAAAAGGACGGGCGGATCGTACCCGACTACGACATTCGCATCACCAAAGCCCGACCGCCCAACCCGCCACCTGACCTTTGGGCGCTGTTCGGCGCGCTTGGGCGCATCCCCGTCTTGGCCGTTCGCGGCGAGATCTCGGACGTTCTGACAGAGGAAACCTTCGACAAAATGGCTGCGGCCAAGCCCGACCTGATCCGGGTCACCGTGCCTCGATGCGGACATAATCCAAGCCTGGGCGAACCCGAAGTGCGCGCCGCGCTCGACCCGTTCTTAGACCGGATCGACGCGCGCGAAGTTAGCCACGGGTAG